In one window of uncultured Sphaerochaeta sp. DNA:
- the mmsB gene encoding multiple monosaccharide ABC transporter permease codes for MRHSLGIKESMKKNSMLLVLIATMILFNGLISASGRGSLFVPANISNLISQNSYVVILATGMLLCILTGGNIDLSVGSVVALVGALAGTLIVNLGWNIYISIFICLLTGLAIGAWQGFWIAYVRIPPFITTLAGMLLWRGVALLILNGLTISPFPEEYLNYFNSFLPNTDDKAKVFAITFIIGVIICLIVIAYTLFNRQTKKKKGYQIEPLAFTIARIIFLSAAILLIASLLGQHKGIPVVLILLAVIVLGYSYFTSRSVPGRHLYALGGNEKAAKLSGINTNRVLFFAYANMGFLAGVAALVGVARFNSAAPTAGTNYELDAIGACFIGGASAYGGTGTVGGAIIGAIFMGVLNNGMSILGIDANWQKAVKGIVVLAAVVFDVLSKKRVKSS; via the coding sequence ACAATGATTCTCTTCAATGGCTTGATCAGCGCCAGTGGGAGAGGTTCCCTTTTCGTCCCAGCAAACATCTCGAACCTCATCAGCCAGAACTCTTACGTAGTCATTCTGGCAACAGGTATGTTGCTCTGTATCCTTACCGGTGGAAACATTGACCTTTCAGTGGGTTCTGTCGTTGCCTTGGTTGGAGCTTTGGCCGGAACCTTGATCGTGAATCTAGGTTGGAATATATACATATCCATCTTTATCTGCCTACTCACGGGACTTGCAATCGGGGCGTGGCAAGGGTTCTGGATCGCCTATGTACGGATTCCTCCCTTTATCACCACCTTGGCGGGAATGCTGCTCTGGAGAGGGGTTGCCTTGCTTATTCTCAACGGGCTGACCATCTCCCCCTTCCCGGAAGAGTATCTGAATTATTTCAATAGCTTCCTGCCAAACACTGATGACAAGGCTAAGGTATTTGCCATCACATTCATCATTGGTGTCATCATCTGCTTGATCGTCATAGCATATACGCTGTTCAATCGACAGACCAAGAAGAAAAAGGGGTATCAGATTGAACCCCTGGCATTTACCATCGCACGAATCATTTTCCTCTCTGCAGCCATTCTCCTGATAGCAAGCTTGCTTGGTCAGCATAAAGGGATCCCCGTTGTCCTGATCCTGCTTGCAGTAATCGTACTAGGATATAGCTACTTCACTTCTCGCAGTGTCCCAGGAAGGCATCTCTATGCATTGGGCGGTAATGAGAAGGCAGCAAAACTCTCAGGTATCAATACCAATCGGGTACTCTTCTTTGCTTATGCAAATATGGGCTTTCTTGCCGGTGTAGCTGCCCTGGTTGGAGTGGCTCGGTTCAACTCTGCAGCCCCGACAGCAGGGACAAACTATGAACTCGATGCAATTGGAGCTTGTTTCATCGGAGGAGCTTCAGCATACGGTGGAACAGGGACCGTTGGTGGAGCAATCATCGGCGCTATCTTCATGGGTGTTTTGAACAACGGTATGTCGATACTTGGAATTGATGCTAACTGGCAGAAAGCCGTCAAGGGTATCGTTGTTCTTGCTGCTGTGGTATTTGATGTTTTAAGCAAAAAGCGGGTAAAATCCAGCTGA